The Aequorivita sublithincola DSM 14238 genome window below encodes:
- a CDS encoding cysteine desulfurase family protein, which translates to MKKVYFDSAATTRLRDEVTDRITEVLKTEYGNPSSTHSYGRSSKSILENSRKEIAKHLNVSASEIIFTSGGTEADNLALTSAVRDLGVNRIISSRIEHHAVLHTLQWLQKEYNIKLDFVNLKECGQIDIGHLDHLLATSSEKTLVSLMHVNNEVGNVLDLKRVALLCKFHKALFHSDTVQSVGHFELDFKEIPIDFAAVSAHKFHGPKGTGFAFIRKNSGLRSLIHGGEQERGMRAGTESVYAIAGMAEALNVSYKNLEKERKYITDLKGYFKTQLAASFPEVKFNGSCGDDDNSTYTLLNICLPISSDKAMLLLFQLDLKGIACSKGSACQSGSVGGSHVLNEILSDEDLSKPSIRFSFSSFNTKEEVDYVVDVLKEFVGTGIG; encoded by the coding sequence ATGAAAAAAGTATATTTTGATAGTGCGGCTACCACAAGGTTAAGAGATGAAGTGACGGATCGCATTACAGAAGTTTTAAAAACGGAATATGGAAATCCTTCATCCACACATTCTTACGGAAGGTCATCCAAATCAATACTTGAAAACTCCAGAAAAGAAATAGCAAAGCATTTAAACGTCTCAGCAAGTGAGATTATCTTCACTTCGGGTGGTACAGAAGCCGATAATTTAGCACTTACGAGCGCCGTTCGCGATCTTGGCGTTAATAGAATTATATCGAGTCGCATTGAACATCACGCTGTGCTGCATACATTACAATGGCTTCAAAAAGAATACAACATTAAGTTAGATTTTGTGAATTTAAAGGAATGTGGCCAAATAGACATTGGGCATTTGGACCATCTTTTAGCCACATCTTCAGAAAAAACATTAGTGAGCCTAATGCACGTAAACAATGAAGTTGGCAACGTCTTGGATTTAAAGCGAGTTGCACTTCTTTGTAAATTTCACAAAGCACTCTTCCATAGTGATACCGTACAATCCGTTGGACATTTTGAATTGGATTTTAAAGAAATTCCAATAGATTTTGCCGCTGTTTCAGCTCATAAATTTCATGGGCCAAAAGGAACCGGCTTTGCTTTTATTCGAAAAAATTCTGGACTTCGGTCTTTAATTCACGGTGGCGAGCAAGAGCGCGGCATGCGTGCTGGTACGGAATCTGTTTATGCAATCGCTGGAATGGCTGAAGCACTAAATGTTTCCTATAAAAATCTTGAAAAGGAACGAAAATATATTACTGATCTGAAAGGTTATTTTAAAACACAACTTGCAGCAAGTTTTCCAGAGGTTAAATTTAACGGCAGCTGCGGTGATGACGACAATAGTACTTACACACTTTTAAATATTTGTCTGCCTATTTCTTCAGATAAAGCAATGTTGCTTTTGTTTCAGTTGGATTTAAAAGGAATAGCTTGTTCCAAAGGAAGCGCTTGCCAGAGTGGGAGCGTAGGCGGTTCGCACGTTTTGAATGAAATTCTTTCCGACGAAGATTTAAGCAAACCTTCCATTCGTTTTTCTTTTTCCAGTTTCAATACAAAAGAAGAAGTTGATTATGTGGTGGATGTTTTGAAGGAGTTTGTTGGTACCGGGATTGGGTAA